One Brevibacillus choshinensis genomic window carries:
- the cobA gene encoding uroporphyrinogen-III C-methyltransferase, with the protein MWHKRTGSKGAITMKTGSVLFVGAGPGDPKLLTIKGMEALQRADVVVYDRLANPLLLAHVRQEARLVYCGKEADRHTLPQDEINLLLVREAQKGQIVVRLKGGDPSMFGRVGEEAQMCRDHGIPFEIIPGITSGMAAPLYAGIPLTHREYNSSVAFVTGHLCEKNAGKEPDWRALASVETLVIYMGVKNLPHIRGQLLRHGKSPDTPVALVRWGTLGKQETLEGRLETIDQAAAKAGFQAPAIIVVGEVVRLRESLRWYDSKPLFGKRVAVASRGRSLERVLEQLGAEVWPIPLVQPPLASHEAEGHGFPNDFFAYEWLVLDGELQVQFFFRELAARRFDLRQLQAKIVGGDRAAALALEQKGLYPQLVLEAPVVSSALPHVLHLNKGERILHVSRGPSAAMRHAHGSLIHAVQGGDLQWDSSHPAAEWFHPDSFDWFAADDACALEALAQFAGPDGRSKRLVCVGADTGERARELGWIERIECEQAEHLAEALEQRNISGEASVRNFQTGVLGGG; encoded by the coding sequence GTGTGGCACAAAAGAACTGGCAGCAAGGGAGCGATCACGATGAAGACAGGCAGCGTCTTGTTTGTCGGGGCAGGACCTGGTGACCCCAAATTATTGACGATCAAAGGAATGGAGGCTCTCCAGCGAGCGGACGTCGTGGTCTATGACCGCCTGGCCAATCCGCTGCTTCTGGCACACGTCAGACAAGAGGCGCGGTTGGTTTACTGCGGGAAGGAAGCCGATCGGCACACGCTGCCTCAAGACGAGATCAACCTGCTCCTAGTTCGTGAAGCGCAAAAGGGGCAGATCGTCGTGCGGCTGAAAGGAGGCGATCCGAGCATGTTCGGACGAGTCGGGGAAGAGGCGCAGATGTGCCGGGACCACGGTATCCCGTTCGAAATCATTCCGGGAATCACCTCCGGCATGGCGGCCCCCCTTTATGCAGGCATTCCGCTCACGCATCGGGAGTACAACTCATCGGTCGCATTTGTGACGGGCCATTTATGCGAGAAAAATGCCGGTAAAGAACCGGACTGGCGGGCTCTGGCATCAGTGGAGACACTGGTCATCTACATGGGAGTGAAAAATCTTCCGCACATTCGAGGGCAGCTGCTCCGCCATGGAAAAAGCCCGGACACGCCCGTCGCCCTCGTGCGATGGGGCACCCTCGGGAAGCAGGAAACGCTGGAAGGCAGGCTGGAGACGATTGATCAAGCGGCGGCGAAAGCTGGTTTTCAAGCGCCGGCGATCATCGTGGTCGGCGAAGTCGTTCGACTGCGTGAGTCTCTTCGTTGGTACGACAGCAAACCGCTGTTTGGGAAAAGAGTCGCGGTCGCTTCACGGGGCCGGTCCCTGGAGCGTGTATTGGAGCAGCTCGGCGCTGAAGTCTGGCCGATTCCACTGGTCCAACCTCCGCTCGCTTCACACGAGGCGGAAGGGCATGGATTTCCAAACGACTTTTTTGCGTATGAGTGGCTTGTATTGGATGGCGAGCTGCAGGTGCAGTTCTTTTTCCGGGAGCTTGCGGCAAGACGATTCGATCTGCGCCAGCTCCAAGCCAAAATCGTAGGGGGTGATCGGGCGGCAGCACTCGCCCTCGAGCAGAAGGGCCTATACCCGCAGCTAGTACTCGAAGCCCCCGTTGTTTCGTCTGCGCTTCCGCACGTCTTGCATCTGAACAAAGGAGAGAGAATCCTCCATGTGAGCCGTGGTCCGAGCGCCGCCATGCGGCATGCACATGGCAGTTTGATTCATGCGGTGCAGGGAGGTGATCTGCAGTGGGACAGTTCGCATCCGGCAGCGGAGTGGTTCCATCCCGATTCTTTTGACTGGTTTGCTGCCGACGACGCATGCGCCTTGGAAGCATTGGCACAGTTTGCCGGCCCGGATGGGAGAAGCAAGCGGCTCGTTTGTGTAGGTGCGGATACGGGCGAGCGGGCAAGAGAGCTCGGATGGATCGAGAGAATCGAGTGTGAGCAGGCGGAGCATCTTGCAGAAGCACTCGAGCAACGAAATATATCAGGCGAAGCCTCTGTTCGTAATTTTCAGACGGGCGTGTTGGGAGGTGGTTGA
- a CDS encoding DUF3906 family protein, translating into MAEEQAESFLYKLEAVLEGGRLLTAVVLAKSDERAFITAENNILRHTVAPPVIKELSLVEKKPIGRQGVGYVIETSRFE; encoded by the coding sequence ATGGCGGAAGAGCAAGCGGAAAGCTTTTTGTACAAACTGGAGGCTGTACTGGAGGGAGGGCGGCTGCTGACAGCCGTCGTCCTCGCAAAGTCAGACGAGAGGGCATTTATCACAGCGGAAAACAACATCCTGCGGCATACAGTGGCACCGCCGGTGATCAAGGAGCTAAGCCTGGTGGAAAAGAAGCCGATCGGCAGGCAGGGTGTAGGATACGTCATCGAGACATCCCGCTTCGAATAG
- a CDS encoding nitrite/sulfite reductase yields the protein MAERKQWKWADDPSLNKMELTKLEKDGLDVIETIVNTYSKEGFQSIESSDMDRFKWAGVYQQRPKDGHFMMRVRIPGGILNSEQARVLAKIAEDYGRDLVDVTTRQAVQFHWLTVESLADIFERLASVGLSSFEACGDCPRTIMGNPLAGIDPHEVLDTRPLVNQLEKFFLLNREFSNLPRKYKISISANIHNAAHAQINDLAFTPAKKTIEGEEVIGFHVWVGGGLSAKPHLAKKLDVFCRPEEVVKVAEGVTTLFRDFGYRQKRTHARLKFLVADWGAEKFKEELIHLVGELETQGEDLLKGWNGGYFYGIHEQQQKGLYYAGLSVPVGRMNAGELVELARLADEYGDGTIGTCNTQNVLIRNIPQDRVAAFQAEPIIVNRFKLKPNTFVGYAVSCTGTEYCNLAIVETKERMRSLALYLDDTVTLDTPLRIHMIGCPNSCGQRQIADIGLQGALVKTPAGMVEAFDIHVGGTLEEAQFNRKLNARITVDMLGPFLAQLITLYKEDRLDGEQYWRYVERVGLEKIQAQVDSILQTA from the coding sequence ATGGCAGAGAGAAAACAGTGGAAATGGGCAGATGATCCATCTCTGAACAAGATGGAGCTCACCAAGCTGGAGAAGGACGGACTGGACGTCATCGAGACGATCGTAAACACCTATTCCAAAGAAGGTTTCCAATCGATCGAATCTTCTGATATGGACCGTTTCAAATGGGCCGGCGTCTATCAGCAGCGACCAAAGGATGGACATTTCATGATGCGGGTGCGCATCCCCGGAGGCATCCTGAACAGCGAGCAGGCTCGCGTGCTGGCCAAAATCGCTGAAGATTACGGACGTGACCTGGTCGATGTAACCACCCGGCAGGCTGTCCAGTTTCACTGGCTCACGGTAGAGTCGCTGGCAGACATTTTCGAGCGTCTCGCTTCCGTAGGGCTCTCTTCCTTTGAGGCTTGTGGAGACTGCCCGCGGACAATCATGGGCAACCCGTTGGCAGGCATTGATCCGCATGAAGTGCTGGATACGCGCCCACTCGTAAACCAGCTGGAGAAGTTTTTCCTGTTGAATCGGGAGTTTTCCAACCTCCCTCGCAAATATAAAATTTCGATTTCCGCCAATATTCACAATGCTGCCCACGCGCAAATCAACGACCTGGCCTTCACCCCAGCGAAGAAGACGATCGAAGGCGAGGAAGTCATCGGCTTCCATGTGTGGGTAGGAGGAGGATTGTCGGCGAAGCCTCATCTGGCGAAAAAGCTCGACGTGTTCTGCCGTCCTGAAGAAGTGGTCAAAGTGGCGGAAGGTGTCACCACACTGTTCCGTGACTTCGGCTACCGTCAAAAGAGGACCCACGCACGCCTGAAGTTCCTCGTCGCCGACTGGGGAGCGGAGAAGTTTAAAGAAGAGCTGATCCATCTCGTCGGAGAACTGGAAACGCAGGGCGAGGACCTCTTGAAAGGCTGGAATGGCGGGTATTTCTACGGCATTCACGAGCAGCAGCAAAAGGGACTCTACTACGCAGGGCTATCCGTACCGGTAGGGCGCATGAATGCCGGCGAGCTGGTAGAGCTTGCGCGCCTCGCGGATGAGTACGGCGATGGAACCATCGGTACGTGCAACACGCAAAATGTGCTGATTCGCAACATTCCGCAGGATAGGGTAGCAGCATTCCAGGCAGAACCGATCATCGTCAACCGCTTCAAGCTCAAACCGAACACATTTGTGGGCTATGCCGTCTCCTGCACAGGCACAGAGTATTGCAACCTGGCCATTGTCGAGACAAAAGAACGGATGCGTTCACTCGCGCTCTACCTCGACGACACCGTGACGCTCGATACACCTCTGCGCATCCACATGATTGGCTGCCCGAACTCGTGCGGACAGCGGCAAATCGCGGATATCGGGCTCCAGGGAGCGTTGGTCAAAACACCTGCGGGAATGGTCGAGGCCTTTGACATCCACGTAGGAGGCACGCTGGAAGAAGCGCAATTCAACCGCAAGCTGAACGCCCGCATTACCGTTGACATGCTGGGGCCGTTCCTTGCTCAACTGATCACCCTCTACAAAGAGGATCGTCTGGATGGAGAGCAGTACTGGCGTTACGTAGAACGGGTCGGTCTGGAAAAAATCCAGGCACAGGTGGATTCGATTTTGCAAACCGCTTAA
- a CDS encoding sirohydrochlorin chelatase: MGETAVLLIAHGSPDPKWLELVESAVRQCQIDLPIRVAFLGGVEGRSIEQEWKRLEESGAKRIIVIPLFVTAGSSHVGEIRTMLGLSSDPWLREDIEIPRIAVRARIVWCSPLEDHPVVEQIVANRVQELAHHPHAQALLLVGHGNEREGGQARWVRLLHRMTLRLQNRFGFAAAGYGTLRPDTLREQAQMLADKGELVVVPLFVSTGYFTRKAIPQRLEGMDYRYDGSAYLPHPLMAEWINQSVRAAIVTDHFTKRSVYANGREKTVEMGR; encoded by the coding sequence GTGGGAGAAACCGCGGTTCTGTTAATTGCACACGGTTCACCTGATCCAAAATGGCTGGAGTTGGTAGAATCGGCGGTTCGGCAGTGTCAAATTGACTTGCCCATTCGGGTTGCATTCCTCGGTGGAGTCGAAGGCCGCAGTATCGAGCAGGAGTGGAAACGTCTGGAGGAGTCGGGTGCCAAGCGGATTATCGTGATCCCCCTCTTTGTTACCGCAGGGAGCTCACACGTGGGCGAAATTCGCACCATGCTGGGATTGTCCTCGGATCCATGGCTGCGGGAGGACATCGAGATACCGCGGATCGCCGTACGGGCAAGGATCGTGTGGTGTTCTCCGCTGGAGGATCACCCCGTCGTCGAGCAGATCGTCGCAAACCGCGTGCAGGAACTTGCCCATCATCCGCATGCGCAGGCTTTGCTGCTGGTAGGGCACGGGAATGAGAGGGAAGGTGGCCAAGCGAGGTGGGTGAGACTGCTGCACCGCATGACTCTCCGACTGCAAAACCGGTTTGGCTTTGCTGCCGCCGGCTACGGCACCTTGCGGCCAGATACCTTGCGTGAACAAGCCCAGATGCTGGCAGACAAAGGAGAGCTTGTCGTCGTGCCGCTTTTCGTAAGTACGGGGTATTTCACGCGCAAGGCCATTCCGCAAAGGCTGGAGGGCATGGACTATCGCTATGACGGAAGTGCGTACCTTCCACACCCGCTGATGGCCGAATGGATCAATCAATCGGTACGGGCGGCAATCGTAACCGACCACTTTACCAAAAGGAGCGTGTATGCAAATGGCAGAGAGAAAACAGTGGAAATGGGCAGATGA
- a CDS encoding ion transporter, translating into MFWRVLYEIFVIMLVITYAILLSADFSVHPLLTDELMNQVDLFLIVFLVVEYLIRLWRAKDKKRFVISNWFDLIAMIPLDHYFYLARFMRIMRLIRILRASPFLWSIVQSPSMRRVFGVVSMIMIWSSLAIYLLEYGVNDNIQSFGDALWWSVVTTTTVGYGDISPVTPGGRIMATILMLTGIGMLGALTANFATHWTELHDARPGKEQDRLTQELKKQAVRHIQDIDQLTEKEYETLRETIDVLYRRSREEKADKDRKDENR; encoded by the coding sequence GTGTTTTGGCGCGTGTTGTATGAAATCTTTGTCATCATGCTCGTAATTACCTATGCGATCCTTTTGTCAGCCGATTTTTCCGTTCATCCCTTGCTGACGGACGAATTGATGAACCAGGTGGACCTTTTTCTCATCGTCTTTTTGGTCGTGGAGTACCTCATTCGTTTGTGGAGAGCCAAAGACAAGAAGAGGTTTGTCATCAGCAACTGGTTTGATCTGATCGCCATGATTCCATTGGATCATTATTTTTATTTGGCCCGCTTCATGCGCATTATGCGGCTGATCCGTATTCTGCGTGCGTCACCGTTTCTGTGGAGCATCGTTCAATCTCCTTCGATGCGCCGCGTATTCGGTGTCGTGTCGATGATCATGATCTGGAGCTCCCTTGCCATCTATTTGCTCGAATATGGCGTCAACGACAATATCCAAAGCTTTGGCGATGCGCTGTGGTGGTCGGTCGTGACGACGACGACGGTTGGGTACGGAGACATTTCGCCCGTAACGCCAGGCGGCAGAATCATGGCGACGATATTGATGCTTACCGGGATCGGCATGCTCGGGGCGCTCACAGCGAATTTCGCCACGCATTGGACAGAACTGCACGATGCCAGGCCGGGGAAAGAGCAGGACCGGCTGACGCAGGAATTAAAAAAGCAGGCTGTGCGGCACATTCAGGATATCGACCAGTTGACGGAAAAGGAATACGAAACGCTGCGAGAGACGATCGATGTGCTGTACCGTCGCTCAAGGGAAGAAAAAGCGGACAAAGATCGTAAAGACGAAAACCGTTAA
- a CDS encoding DUF350 domain-containing protein — MDSQFGYILNFLSYLVVTIPILAIGIFVFVLTTPYKEFELIKNGSQTDDPKKMAAAKAAAHDLGGKIIGLAIVLASAVYHSVSLWDLAIWGVVGMIFQVLVFYLFEWITPFKVVSEIPNGNVSVGIFASRLSIAAGLLMAALISY, encoded by the coding sequence GTGGATTCACAATTTGGTTACATCCTGAACTTTTTATCGTATTTGGTTGTGACGATTCCTATTTTAGCGATTGGCATTTTCGTCTTCGTACTGACGACCCCTTACAAGGAGTTCGAGCTTATCAAGAACGGCTCGCAGACGGACGATCCGAAGAAGATGGCAGCAGCCAAAGCGGCCGCTCATGATTTGGGCGGGAAGATCATCGGTCTTGCGATTGTGCTTGCTTCTGCTGTGTATCATTCCGTGAGTCTGTGGGATCTCGCCATTTGGGGAGTCGTCGGGATGATTTTTCAAGTGCTGGTCTTCTATTTGTTTGAATGGATCACCCCATTTAAAGTGGTATCGGAAATTCCGAACGGGAACGTATCGGTCGGGATCTTCGCTTCGAGGCTGAGCATCGCGGCAGGTTTGCTGATGGCTGCACTCATCAGCTACTGA
- a CDS encoding glutathionylspermidine synthase family protein — MADPMKTSREQLYGPMREEGVFTWDRMYGEEYALADIHLITREFRRELADATERLGRLFAKVVPVLQQAEDALLLELGVPSQALAAVRTVVSQNMPTIIGRFDFAQTDEGFKMLEYNSDTPTGIVEAFCVNGRACRFFDRQDPNEGMNTQLARAFGNVIEAYRRRGYPTEKIWFSSLDWHEEDKGTTLYLLRESGLQARFSPLEHLRVWNDRLYVLDGQEMQPVDVLYRLHALEKLAEEQDEEGYQTGAHVLSLIADRKLAIINPPSAFLIQTKALQALIWNLHEQGQFFHDEERDTIARYMLPTYFENRFLGRTDYVTKPVFGREGGGVVLFDADGGIAEKDQEDSYWEQQMIYQKRVELPKITVNTEAGAYDGRLLWGSFLIGGEPSAIVARVGGPITNNMSYYLPVGIKG, encoded by the coding sequence ATGGCAGATCCGATGAAGACGAGCCGCGAGCAGCTGTACGGTCCGATGCGCGAGGAAGGCGTGTTTACGTGGGACAGGATGTACGGGGAAGAGTACGCCCTGGCTGACATCCATCTCATTACGCGGGAATTTCGCCGGGAGCTGGCAGATGCGACCGAGAGGCTGGGCCGCCTTTTTGCGAAAGTGGTGCCGGTGCTCCAGCAGGCAGAAGATGCACTCCTTCTCGAATTGGGCGTGCCAAGCCAGGCGCTGGCAGCAGTCCGCACCGTCGTTTCCCAGAACATGCCCACGATCATAGGGCGCTTTGATTTTGCCCAGACCGATGAAGGCTTCAAAATGCTTGAATACAACAGCGATACACCTACGGGGATTGTAGAGGCCTTTTGCGTAAACGGGCGCGCCTGCCGCTTTTTTGATCGTCAGGATCCCAACGAGGGAATGAACACGCAGCTTGCGCGTGCCTTTGGCAATGTGATCGAAGCCTACCGCCGGCGGGGATATCCGACGGAGAAAATCTGGTTCAGTTCGCTGGACTGGCACGAAGAGGACAAAGGAACCACACTGTATTTGCTGCGCGAGTCAGGTCTTCAGGCAAGGTTTTCCCCGCTGGAACACCTGCGTGTCTGGAACGATCGCCTGTACGTGCTGGACGGTCAAGAGATGCAGCCCGTCGATGTGCTTTATCGCTTGCACGCCTTGGAAAAGCTCGCTGAGGAGCAGGACGAAGAAGGCTACCAGACAGGGGCTCACGTCCTCTCGCTCATAGCCGATCGCAAGCTCGCCATCATCAACCCGCCGAGCGCTTTTCTGATTCAGACCAAAGCCCTTCAGGCATTGATCTGGAATTTGCACGAGCAGGGTCAGTTTTTTCACGATGAGGAGCGCGACACCATAGCCAGGTACATGCTTCCGACCTATTTCGAGAACCGTTTTTTGGGCCGGACAGACTACGTCACCAAGCCTGTGTTTGGGCGTGAGGGCGGAGGAGTCGTCCTATTTGACGCGGATGGCGGTATCGCGGAGAAAGATCAGGAGGACAGCTACTGGGAACAGCAAATGATTTATCAAAAGCGGGTGGAGCTTCCGAAAATAACGGTCAACACGGAAGCGGGTGCCTATGACGGAAGATTGCTGTGGGGCTCCTTTTTGATCGGAGGAGAGCCGTCCGCGATCGTCGCCCGTGTCGGAGGACCCATTACCAACAACATGTCCTACTACTTGCCGGTAGGGATCAAAGGATAG
- a CDS encoding inositol monophosphatase family protein has translation MLEIAKEAASVAGAYLRERFLEQLVPDEELHNDVKLPEDKESERRIIEVIHRHFPTHTIYSEEVGMVSREEEYMWIVDPLDGTNNYFIGFPYFSISIALQHKGELVLGVVYNPVAGQMFWAEKGKGAYLNGKRISINDRTDLTRAVGTYIRGRNTVTKEQELDFTKPFMIHTKRLLRNVAPALDWCLLANGWLDYIVMQRSGIMDVAAGIVIAKEAGATITDWQGEPYKHEPFHQESFRSLLASNGHLHETVRDLIQEA, from the coding sequence ATGCTGGAGATCGCAAAAGAGGCTGCAAGCGTAGCGGGAGCGTATTTGAGAGAACGATTCCTGGAGCAGCTCGTGCCGGACGAAGAACTGCACAATGACGTGAAATTGCCAGAAGACAAGGAAAGCGAGCGACGGATCATCGAGGTGATCCACCGCCATTTCCCGACTCATACCATTTACTCCGAAGAAGTGGGGATGGTGTCCCGAGAAGAGGAATATATGTGGATAGTCGATCCGCTGGATGGGACGAATAACTATTTCATTGGATTTCCTTACTTTTCTATTTCTATTGCCCTTCAGCACAAGGGAGAGCTGGTGCTCGGGGTCGTGTACAATCCGGTAGCAGGCCAAATGTTTTGGGCAGAAAAAGGGAAGGGCGCCTATTTGAACGGCAAGCGCATCTCCATTAATGACCGCACCGATCTGACCCGGGCAGTGGGCACCTATATCCGCGGGAGAAATACGGTGACAAAAGAACAGGAGCTGGATTTTACCAAGCCCTTTATGATCCATACCAAGCGTCTGCTGCGGAACGTGGCACCGGCTCTCGACTGGTGCCTGCTCGCGAACGGCTGGCTGGACTACATCGTCATGCAGCGCTCGGGCATCATGGATGTGGCAGCAGGAATCGTCATTGCAAAGGAAGCCGGTGCGACCATCACAGACTGGCAGGGCGAGCCGTACAAGCACGAGCCGTTCCACCAGGAGTCCTTCCGTTCGCTGCTTGCGAGCAACGGGCATTTGCATGAGACGGTTCGCGATTTGATTCAGGAAGCGTAA
- a CDS encoding PaaI family thioesterase: MIEELKNICEEGSEEEQQILQLALSSIRQRRERKSAFLSGFLGLQGEFVDERTYRFEIPLTVFMHNSGGAVHGGILATLIDSVMGSLINRSLPPEEYAVTTELKINYLRPGRGETLRAEATFLHRGQTLVVMESSVYDDRNKRIAHGTGTFIVRKR; this comes from the coding sequence AGGAAGGCAGTGAAGAGGAGCAGCAAATCCTGCAGCTTGCCCTTTCGTCCATTCGCCAGCGCCGGGAGCGGAAAAGCGCCTTTCTGTCGGGTTTTCTGGGCTTGCAAGGGGAGTTCGTCGATGAACGCACCTATCGCTTTGAAATTCCCCTCACCGTGTTCATGCACAATTCCGGAGGGGCTGTTCACGGCGGCATTTTGGCAACACTCATCGATTCGGTGATGGGCTCGCTGATTAACCGTTCGCTCCCGCCCGAAGAATATGCGGTGACGACGGAGCTGAAGATCAACTACTTGCGCCCAGGCAGAGGGGAAACGCTGCGAGCGGAGGCGACTTTCCTCCACCGCGGACAGACGCTGGTCGTGATGGAGAGCAGCGTCTACGACGATCGGAACAAACGGATTGCCCATGGAACAGGGACGTTTATTGTGCGCAAGCGGTGA